The following coding sequences lie in one Capsicum annuum cultivar UCD-10X-F1 chromosome 5, UCD10Xv1.1, whole genome shotgun sequence genomic window:
- the LOC107871566 gene encoding uncharacterized protein LOC107871566, protein MASKGLGKGRHKKVNKGTDNLSAGQYTPPPPPVVTTTLQQATTNILPPPRANISLPNAFFMPPPPHQFQPCSPHSSLHSSSSSVPSISSTPSLSGLRIRGAITSTWPSIDSATTSNATTAASQFSKFKEVVEYDGNGRLIIAPDGGNR, encoded by the coding sequence ATGGCATCAAAAGGTCTTGGTAAAGGACGGCATAAGAAAGTTAATAAAGGAACTGATAATCTTTCTGCAGGTCAAtatacaccaccaccaccaccagttGTTACCACAACTCTTCAACAAGCTACTACAAATATTCTTCCTCCTCCAAGGGCAAATATTTCACTACCAAATGCATTTTTCATGCCTCCACCGCCCCATCAGTTCCAGCCCTGTTCTCCCCACAGTAGTCTACATAGTAGCTCTTCATCTGTACCTTCAATATCATCCACACCTAGCCTTTCTGGATTGAGAATTAGAGGTGCTATAACATCAACGTGGCCATCCATTGATAGTGCTACAACATCTAATGCTACAACAGCTGCTtcccaattttcaaaatttaaagagGTAGTAGAATATGACGGCAACGGCAGACTAATTATCGCCCCTGATGGTGGTAATAGGTAA
- the LOC107870182 gene encoding uncharacterized protein LOC107870182 isoform X1: MTRGKKKDMANFIADTNKKIQDLFVYLVSCGKSSKEPSRNDHQGPSRDATLDPQDAGVPPSHVLQNNSQGQLPHTIVIQPEKTTQNQGQPTTNTPPVQENIEQEDQGLLVVVPPIQENIVEQQQGQVNSQEQKQENDDDFVPLPPGFVPEERANFPKPPGKRSAPIIKTG, from the exons ATGACTAGGGGAAAAAAGAAAGATATGGCTAATTTCATCGCAGATACAAATAAAAAGATTCAAGATTTATTTGTGTACCTTGTTTCTTGTGGAAAATCTTCTAAAG AACCATCAAGAAATGATCACCAAGGGCCATCAAGAGATGCAACACTAGATCCCCAAGATGCAGGGGTACCACCAAGTCATGTACTACAAAATAATTCACAAGGCCAATTACCACATACAATAGTAATACAACCAGAAAAGACAACACAAAACCAAGGTCAACCAACAACTAATACACCACCAGTACAAGAAAATATTGAACAAGAAGACCAAGGACTTTTAGTGGTAGTGCCACCAATACAAGAGAATATTGTTGAACAACAACAAGGTCAAGTAAATTCAcaagaacaaaaacaagaaaatgatgatgattttgTACCTTTACCACCTGGATTTGTACCTGAAGAAAGAGCAAATTTTCCAAAACCTCCAGGCAAAAGATCAGCTCCTATTATCAAGACtggttga
- the LOC107870182 gene encoding uncharacterized protein LOC107870182 isoform X2, with protein MANFFTNTKNKIQHLFVYIVSCGKSSKEPSRNDHQGPSRDATLDPQDAGVPPSHVLQNNSQGQLPHTIVIQPEKTTQNQGQPTTNTPPVQENIEQEDQGLLVVVPPIQENIVEQQQGQVNSQEQKQENDDDFVPLPPGFVPEERANFPKPPGKRSAPIIKTG; from the exons atggctaaTTTCTTcacaaatacaaaaaacaaaattcaacatCTCTTTGTATACATTGTTTCTTGTGGAAAATCTTCTAAAG AACCATCAAGAAATGATCACCAAGGGCCATCAAGAGATGCAACACTAGATCCCCAAGATGCAGGGGTACCACCAAGTCATGTACTACAAAATAATTCACAAGGCCAATTACCACATACAATAGTAATACAACCAGAAAAGACAACACAAAACCAAGGTCAACCAACAACTAATACACCACCAGTACAAGAAAATATTGAACAAGAAGACCAAGGACTTTTAGTGGTAGTGCCACCAATACAAGAGAATATTGTTGAACAACAACAAGGTCAAGTAAATTCAcaagaacaaaaacaagaaaatgatgatgattttgTACCTTTACCACCTGGATTTGTACCTGAAGAAAGAGCAAATTTTCCAAAACCTCCAGGCAAAAGATCAGCTCCTATTATCAAGACtggttga